From Paracoccus aminovorans, one genomic window encodes:
- a CDS encoding NAD-dependent deacylase yields MRIAVLTGAGISAESGIRTFRATDGLWEEHRIEDVATPEGFLRDPGLVHRFYNMRRADAARAQPNAAHRALAELARHHQVTLITQNVDDLHERGGSPEVVHMHGSLLGALCAGCGHRWPASLVMRAADPCPACGRPQTRPDIVWFGEIPYHMERIWEAVERAQVFAAIGTSGQVYPAAGLAQHARRAGAETIELNLAASAVAGDFARRQTGPATRVVPEWVAGLCR; encoded by the coding sequence ATGCGCATCGCGGTGCTGACCGGGGCCGGCATCTCGGCAGAAAGCGGGATCAGGACGTTCCGCGCGACCGACGGGCTGTGGGAGGAGCACCGCATCGAGGACGTGGCGACGCCCGAGGGCTTTCTCCGCGACCCGGGACTGGTGCATCGCTTCTACAACATGCGCCGGGCCGACGCGGCCCGCGCCCAGCCCAATGCCGCGCATCGGGCGCTGGCGGAACTGGCCCGGCACCACCAGGTGACGCTGATCACCCAGAACGTGGACGACCTGCACGAACGCGGCGGCTCGCCCGAGGTGGTCCACATGCACGGCAGCCTGCTGGGCGCGCTTTGCGCCGGCTGCGGCCATCGCTGGCCGGCCTCGCTGGTGATGCGCGCGGCCGACCCCTGCCCCGCCTGCGGCCGGCCGCAAACCCGGCCCGACATCGTCTGGTTCGGCGAGATCCCCTATCACATGGAACGGATCTGGGAGGCGGTCGAGCGCGCCCAGGTCTTTGCCGCCATCGGCACCTCGGGCCAGGTTTATCCCGCGGCCGGCCTGGCCCAGCACGCCCGCCGCGCCGGGGCCGAGACGATCGAGCTGAACCTCGCCGCATCCGCCGTCGCCGGCGACTTCGCGCGGCGCCAGACCGGCCCGGCGACCCGCGTGGTGCCGGAATGGGTGGCCGGGCTGTGCCGCTGA
- a CDS encoding heavy-metal-associated domain-containing protein, which yields MKFHVEDMSCGHCTAAIEKAVAEAGGRAAADLATREVAVEGLDADRAAQVIRDAGYTPRPV from the coding sequence ATGAAATTCCACGTCGAGGACATGAGCTGCGGCCATTGCACCGCCGCCATCGAAAAGGCCGTGGCCGAGGCCGGCGGCCGGGCCGCCGCCGATCTCGCCACCCGCGAGGTCGCGGTCGAGGGCCTGGACGCCGACCGCGCGGCGCAGGTGATTCGCGACGCCGGCTATACGCCGCGCCCGGTCTGA
- a CDS encoding alpha-D-ribose 1-methylphosphonate 5-triphosphate diphosphatase → MTRTILANARLILPEAVIPGAVVIENGIIAAVQPGETLPAPGPGDAVLLDMAGDFLAPGLVELHTDNLERHMRPRPGVNWPHAGAILAHDAELAGCGITTVFDAMRVGSIPNDGPDDDYDKYARELAHELAAIRDRGVLRISHFLHLRAEICSETLLAELDEFGPEDRVGIISLMDHTPGQRQFRDIAKLAQYVQGKYKLSDAEFADHVARLKELRARFGDRHEAAAVQIAHRLGAVLASHDDTTAEHVAVSAGHGVRLAEFPTTPEAAAACHDHGIMVMMGAPNLIRGGSHSGNVSAAELARAGLLDILSSDYVPSALLAGAMMLAAIWDDLPRAMATVTANPARAAGLDDRGRLEPGLRADVIRFAAMEQTPVLRETWVRGRRV, encoded by the coding sequence ATGACCCGCACCATCCTCGCCAATGCCCGCCTGATCCTGCCCGAAGCGGTGATCCCCGGTGCCGTGGTGATCGAGAACGGCATCATCGCCGCCGTCCAGCCGGGCGAGACGCTGCCGGCGCCCGGCCCCGGGGACGCGGTGCTGCTGGACATGGCCGGCGATTTCCTCGCCCCTGGCCTGGTCGAACTGCATACCGACAACCTGGAACGCCACATGCGACCGCGCCCCGGGGTCAACTGGCCCCATGCCGGCGCCATCCTGGCGCATGACGCCGAACTGGCGGGCTGCGGCATCACCACCGTCTTCGACGCCATGCGCGTGGGCTCGATCCCGAATGACGGCCCGGACGACGACTATGACAAATACGCCCGCGAACTGGCGCATGAGTTGGCCGCCATCCGCGACCGCGGCGTGCTGCGCATCAGCCATTTCCTGCACCTGCGCGCCGAGATCTGCTCCGAGACCCTGCTGGCCGAACTGGACGAGTTCGGCCCCGAGGACCGGGTCGGCATCATCAGCCTGATGGATCACACCCCGGGCCAGCGCCAGTTCCGCGACATCGCCAAGCTCGCGCAATACGTCCAGGGCAAGTATAAGCTTTCGGACGCGGAATTCGCCGATCACGTCGCCCGGCTGAAGGAATTGCGCGCCCGCTTCGGCGACCGGCACGAGGCCGCGGCGGTCCAGATCGCGCATCGCCTGGGCGCGGTGCTGGCCAGCCATGACGACACCACCGCCGAACATGTCGCGGTCTCGGCCGGGCACGGCGTGCGGCTGGCCGAATTCCCGACCACGCCGGAAGCGGCGGCCGCCTGCCACGATCACGGCATCATGGTGATGATGGGGGCGCCGAACCTGATCCGCGGCGGCAGCCATTCCGGCAATGTCTCGGCCGCCGAGTTGGCACGGGCCGGGCTACTGGACATCCTCAGTTCGGATTACGTGCCCTCGGCGCTGCTGGCCGGGGCGATGATGCTGGCCGCGATCTGGGACGACCTGCCGCGCGCCATGGCGACGGTGACGGCCAATCCGGCGCGGGCGGCGGGGCTCGACGACCGCGGCCGGCTGGAGCCGGGGTTGCGCGCCGACGTGATCCGTTTCGCGGCGATGGAGCAGACGCCGGTCCTGCGCGAGACCTGGGTGCGCGGCCGGCGGGTCTGA
- a CDS encoding alpha-D-glucose phosphate-specific phosphoglucomutase, which yields MTVHTVPTQPIEGQKPGTSGLRKKTPVFMQPHYLENFVQAIWNGTGGAEGKTYVLGGDGRYFGDRAAQVILRMAAASGAKKVIVGQNALLSTPAASNLIRKRRADGGIIMSASHNPGGPTEDFGVKYNTGNGGPAPESVTEKIFEATKTLTEYRIVDAQDVDLSTPGTRTLGGMQVEVVDPVADYAELMRAIFDFDKIRALLAGGFRIRFDAMHAVTGPYAKAILEGELGAPAGSVVNAEPSPDFGGGHPDPNPIWAKDLMAAMFGPDAPDFGAASDGDGDRNMIVGRNCYVTPSDSLAVLAANATLIPAYAGGLKGVARSMPTSRALDRVAEALGIACYETPTGWKFFGNLLDAGRATLCGEESAGTGSDHVREKDGLWAVLFWLNLLAERRQSVAEVMADHWATYGRNYYSRHDYEAVDAAAAAELMQALREGLAELSGRTVAGLRVEVADEFAYDDPVDGSRTEAQGLRIMTEGGGRIVLRLSGTGTEGATLRVYLERVETDPARMQDEPQQALAAIIAAADEIAGIRTRTGRTQPDVVT from the coding sequence ATGACCGTTCACACCGTTCCGACCCAGCCGATCGAGGGCCAGAAGCCCGGCACCTCGGGCCTGCGCAAGAAGACCCCGGTCTTCATGCAGCCGCATTACCTGGAAAACTTCGTGCAGGCGATCTGGAACGGCACCGGCGGCGCCGAGGGCAAGACCTATGTGCTGGGCGGAGACGGCCGCTATTTCGGCGACCGCGCCGCGCAGGTGATCCTGCGCATGGCCGCGGCCTCGGGCGCGAAGAAGGTCATCGTCGGGCAGAACGCGCTGCTGTCGACCCCCGCCGCCTCGAACCTGATCCGCAAGCGCAGGGCGGACGGCGGCATCATCATGTCCGCAAGCCACAACCCCGGCGGCCCGACCGAGGATTTCGGCGTCAAGTACAACACCGGCAATGGCGGCCCGGCCCCCGAAAGCGTGACCGAGAAGATCTTCGAGGCCACCAAGACCCTGACCGAATACCGCATCGTCGACGCGCAGGACGTGGACCTGTCCACCCCCGGCACCCGGACGCTGGGCGGAATGCAGGTCGAGGTCGTGGATCCGGTCGCCGATTACGCCGAACTGATGCGCGCGATCTTCGACTTCGACAAGATCCGGGCGCTGCTGGCCGGCGGCTTCCGCATCCGCTTCGACGCCATGCATGCCGTGACCGGCCCCTATGCCAAGGCGATCCTGGAGGGCGAGCTGGGCGCCCCCGCCGGTTCGGTGGTGAATGCCGAGCCCAGTCCCGATTTCGGCGGCGGCCATCCCGACCCGAACCCGATCTGGGCCAAGGACCTGATGGCGGCGATGTTCGGGCCCGATGCGCCCGACTTCGGCGCGGCTTCCGATGGCGACGGCGACCGTAACATGATCGTGGGCCGGAACTGCTATGTCACCCCCTCGGACAGCCTGGCGGTGCTGGCGGCGAATGCGACGCTGATCCCGGCCTATGCGGGCGGGCTGAAGGGCGTGGCGCGGTCGATGCCGACCTCGCGCGCGCTGGACCGGGTGGCAGAGGCCCTGGGCATCGCCTGCTACGAGACGCCGACCGGCTGGAAGTTCTTCGGCAACCTGCTGGATGCCGGCCGCGCCACGCTTTGCGGCGAGGAAAGCGCCGGCACCGGCTCGGACCATGTGCGGGAGAAGGACGGGCTGTGGGCGGTGCTGTTCTGGCTGAACCTGCTGGCCGAGCGCCGGCAATCGGTGGCCGAGGTCATGGCCGACCATTGGGCGACATACGGCCGCAACTATTATTCGCGCCACGATTACGAGGCGGTGGACGCCGCCGCCGCCGCCGAGTTGATGCAGGCGCTGCGCGAAGGCCTGGCCGAATTGTCGGGCCGGACCGTCGCCGGGCTGCGCGTCGAGGTGGCGGACGAATTCGCCTATGACGACCCGGTGGACGGTTCGCGCACCGAGGCCCAGGGCCTGCGCATCATGACCGAGGGCGGCGGGCGCATCGTGCTGCGGCTTTCGGGCACCGGCACCGAGGGCGCCACCCTGCGCGTCTATCTGGAACGGGTCGAGACCGATCCCGCCCGGATGCAGGACGAGCCGCAGCAGGCGCTGGCCGCGATCATCGCCGCCGCCGACGAGATCGCCGGCATCCGCACCCGCACGGGCCGCACCCAGCCCGACGTCGTCACCTGA
- a CDS encoding carboxymuconolactone decarboxylase family protein — translation MGYKAKIDGMRGELRVMNKAIPEVMKGFGALSKAVDAGPALQAKTKEMIALGMAVVQRCEPCILLHVEALRRAGATREELAEVLAMAIQMSGGPGMMYAGHALACWDELAAG, via the coding sequence ATGGGCTACAAGGCCAAGATCGACGGGATGCGGGGCGAGCTGCGGGTGATGAACAAGGCCATCCCCGAGGTGATGAAAGGATTCGGCGCGCTGTCGAAGGCCGTCGACGCCGGCCCCGCGCTGCAGGCGAAGACCAAAGAGATGATCGCGCTCGGCATGGCCGTCGTGCAGCGCTGCGAACCCTGCATCCTGCTGCACGTCGAGGCGCTGAGGCGGGCCGGCGCCACGCGCGAGGAACTGGCCGAAGTGCTGGCCATGGCGATCCAGATGAGCGGGGGCCCAGGCATGATGTATGCCGGCCACGCGCTGGCCTGCTGGGACGAGCTGGCGGCGGGCTGA